The DNA window ACATCATCGCTATCCTTGGCATGGAAGAACTCTCTGAAGAAGACAAATTGGTTGTTCATCGCGCACGCAGGGTTCAACGATTTCTTTCTCAACCTTTTCACGTAGCAACTCAATTTACAGGTGTACCAGGTGAATTTGTCAACATTGAAGACACTATTAAAGGTTTTAAGATGATTCTTGACGGCGAAGTTGATGAATACCCCGAGGCCGCTTTCCATCTTGTTGGCACCATCGAACAAGCTATCGAAAAAGGTAAAAAATTACTTGCCCAAGCTAAAGCATAATCACATGATGTTGTACATTAAAATCATACATCCAGAAGGCAAGTTGTTTGAAGGGGAGATAAGCATGGCTCAATTTCCTGGAAGTATGGGATCATTTCAAGTGCTTCCTAACCATGCTCCTCTGGTTTCTTCTCTCGAAGCTGGTAATATTCGTGTTCGAACCTCCCAAAACGAAGAAAAACTTTTCTCTATCAAAGGAGGTTTTGTTGAGGTTTTCAAAAACACCATTATAGCTCTCGTCACTGTTTGATTTTCTTCAGTTCTAGTTTTAAACACTCAAGTAAAGTTCTAACATTTTTAAATACATGGTGTTTTTTGGCATGTAATTGGGCTAGATATATTTGCTCGCTTTGCCCACTGGTAGGAAAAAGCCATCCCTTTTTGTTCAACTTCTCAAGATCCATCAACACACTATACCCTGTATGAGATATTAGATATCGCGCATTCATGATGAGTTCATCTACAGCAGGATTTGTTAATGTATATGTTTTAATATGAGGTGGCAGCTGAATCGTGCCTTCTGTCCCAACAATATGTAAAGGAAAATCAATGTCTTTCCAAAAACTAACAATTTGGTTCAACATCCACTCCCTATG is part of the Bacteroidales bacterium genome and encodes:
- the atpC gene encoding ATP synthase F1 subunit epsilon, with translation MMLYIKIIHPEGKLFEGEISMAQFPGSMGSFQVLPNHAPLVSSLEAGNIRVRTSQNEEKLFSIKGGFVEVFKNTIIALVTV